The Ancylobacter sp. WKF20 genome contains a region encoding:
- a CDS encoding peptidoglycan DD-metalloendopeptidase family protein: MDGWLKRGVALSLALTLAVPLGAPAIVVPALAQTADAPSSPDAPDTSADPRQRMEQLDTDIKGSAAEQERLATEIAAIKGDRAKLNSALIDTALKVRDVEGKLDASEQRLIQLGREADDIRESLDARRDTLADVLGGLSRLGQRPPPALLVRPDDALQSVRSAILLGAVLPELKAETELLASELAAQERVRQETARERDALAELKVSLAEERRRTAALVDERQASLEAGEAALRSEQQRAAALAAEAGNVRELVDRVEKEIAAARKAADAAKAAPTETNQGPAARLAALQNPARLSPGIPFDTAKGLLPLPAGGAILKAFGTEDGYGGQEKGISFGTRVEAQVSAPADGWVVYAGPFRSYGQLLIINAGGGYHILLAGMDKITVGLGQFVLSGEPVAVMGQGPQLVSSVGLGTAQPILYVEFRKDGNSIDPTPWWATSESEKARG, translated from the coding sequence ATGGATGGCTGGCTGAAGCGGGGCGTCGCGCTGTCGCTTGCGCTCACCCTTGCCGTGCCGCTCGGTGCTCCGGCGATTGTCGTCCCGGCGCTCGCCCAGACGGCGGATGCGCCATCCTCCCCGGACGCGCCGGACACGTCGGCCGATCCGCGCCAGCGGATGGAGCAGCTCGACACCGACATCAAGGGCAGCGCCGCCGAGCAGGAGCGCCTCGCCACCGAGATCGCCGCGATCAAGGGTGACCGGGCCAAGCTCAACAGCGCGCTGATCGACACCGCGCTCAAGGTACGCGACGTGGAGGGAAAACTCGACGCCAGCGAGCAGCGCCTCATCCAGCTCGGCCGCGAGGCGGACGACATCCGCGAATCGCTGGACGCCCGGCGCGACACGCTGGCCGATGTGCTCGGCGGTCTCTCCCGGCTCGGCCAGCGTCCGCCACCGGCGCTGCTGGTGCGCCCGGATGACGCGCTGCAATCGGTCCGCTCGGCCATTCTGCTCGGCGCGGTGCTGCCGGAATTGAAGGCCGAGACGGAATTACTGGCCAGCGAACTCGCCGCGCAGGAGCGCGTGCGGCAGGAAACCGCCCGCGAGCGGGACGCTCTCGCAGAATTGAAGGTCTCGCTGGCGGAGGAGCGCCGGCGCACGGCGGCGCTGGTGGATGAGCGCCAGGCCTCGCTGGAAGCGGGCGAGGCGGCGCTGCGTTCGGAGCAGCAGCGCGCCGCCGCCCTCGCCGCCGAGGCCGGCAATGTGCGCGAGCTGGTCGACCGCGTGGAGAAGGAAATCGCTGCCGCGCGCAAGGCGGCTGACGCGGCGAAAGCTGCGCCGACCGAGACGAATCAAGGCCCGGCGGCCCGGCTCGCGGCGCTGCAGAACCCCGCGCGGCTCTCGCCAGGCATCCCGTTCGATACGGCCAAGGGCCTGCTGCCGCTGCCGGCGGGCGGAGCGATTCTCAAGGCGTTCGGCACCGAGGACGGCTATGGTGGGCAGGAGAAGGGCATCTCCTTCGGCACCCGCGTGGAGGCGCAAGTCTCGGCTCCGGCGGATGGCTGGGTGGTCTATGCGGGCCCTTTCCGCTCTTATGGGCAACTCTTGATCATCAATGCCGGCGGCGGATACCATATTCTTCTGGCGGGAATGGATAAGATAACCGTGGGTCTGGGACAGTTCGTCCTCTCGGGCGAACCGGTGGCGGTAATGGGTCAAGGACCGCAGCTTGTGTCATCGGTCGGCCTTGGAACCGCCCAACCCATTCTCTATGTCGAGTTCCGCAAGGATGGTAACTCGATCGATCCAACGCCCTGGTGGGCGACGAGCGAGAGCGAAAAGGCACGCGGATGA
- a CDS encoding S41 family peptidase: MMRKTSVFLFGAAVGALVAVGASQPRLLLSPTQAMAAASDTYRQLNLFGDVFERVRADYVEKPDDAKLVEAAINGMLSSLDPHSTYMDAKEFRDMQVQTRGQFGGLGIEVTMEDGLVKVVTPIDDTPAAKAGVQAGDLIVKLDDDEVKGMTLQQAVDKMRGAVATPIRLTIVRKGQDKPLELTLTRDIINIKSVRSRVEDGDIGYIRITSFSEQTGEGLKKAIEDLTKQIGEDKLKGFILDLRNNPGGLLDQAIDVSDAFLDRGEIVSTRGRNADETERRNARPGDLAKGKPVIVLVNGGSASASEIVAGALQDHKRATILGSLSFGKGSVQTVIPVSGNAAIKLTTARYYTPSGRSIQAKGISPDIELVQDVPQDVKEKAEAAGVETTRGEASLKGHLKNGEDEKTGSPAYVPPDPKDDTQLKLAIDLMHGVQKNAAYPADPKAAVPN; this comes from the coding sequence ATGATGCGTAAGACGTCAGTATTTCTGTTTGGCGCGGCGGTCGGCGCGCTGGTCGCCGTCGGCGCGTCGCAGCCGCGGCTTCTTCTCTCGCCGACGCAGGCGATGGCCGCGGCCTCCGACACCTACCGGCAGCTCAACCTGTTCGGTGACGTGTTCGAGCGCGTGCGTGCCGACTATGTCGAGAAGCCCGACGATGCCAAGCTCGTCGAGGCGGCCATCAATGGCATGCTGTCCTCGCTGGACCCGCACTCCACCTATATGGACGCGAAGGAATTTCGCGACATGCAGGTGCAGACGCGCGGCCAGTTCGGCGGTCTCGGCATCGAGGTCACCATGGAAGACGGCCTCGTGAAGGTCGTCACCCCGATCGACGACACCCCGGCGGCCAAGGCTGGCGTGCAGGCGGGCGATCTCATCGTCAAGCTCGACGATGACGAGGTGAAGGGCATGACCCTGCAGCAGGCGGTCGACAAGATGCGCGGCGCTGTGGCCACCCCGATCCGGCTCACCATCGTCCGCAAGGGTCAGGACAAGCCGCTCGAGCTGACGCTGACCCGCGACATCATCAACATCAAGTCGGTGCGTTCGCGCGTCGAGGATGGTGACATCGGCTATATCCGCATCACCTCCTTCAGCGAGCAGACCGGCGAGGGCCTCAAGAAGGCGATCGAGGATCTGACCAAGCAGATCGGCGAGGACAAGCTCAAGGGCTTCATTCTCGACCTGCGCAACAATCCCGGCGGCCTGCTCGACCAGGCGATCGACGTCTCCGACGCCTTCCTCGATCGCGGCGAGATCGTCTCCACCCGCGGCCGCAATGCCGACGAGACCGAGCGGCGCAACGCGCGTCCGGGCGATCTCGCCAAGGGCAAGCCGGTGATCGTGCTGGTCAATGGTGGCTCGGCCTCGGCTTCCGAAATTGTCGCCGGCGCACTGCAGGATCACAAGCGCGCCACCATCCTCGGCTCGCTCTCCTTCGGCAAGGGCTCGGTGCAGACCGTCATCCCGGTGTCGGGCAATGCCGCGATCAAGCTGACCACGGCGCGCTACTACACGCCGTCGGGCCGCTCGATCCAGGCCAAGGGCATCTCGCCGGATATCGAGCTGGTTCAGGACGTTCCCCAGGACGTCAAGGAGAAGGCCGAGGCGGCGGGCGTCGAGACCACGCGCGGCGAGGCCTCGCTCAAGGGTCACCTGAAGAATGGCGAGGACGAGAAGACCGGCTCGCCGGCCTATGTCCCGCCGGATCCGAAGGACGATACCCAGCTCAAGCTGGCCATCGACCTGATGCATGGCGTGCAGAAGAACGCGGCCTACCCGGCCGACCCGAAGGCCGCGGTCCCGAACTGA
- the rsfS gene encoding ribosome silencing factor, with amino-acid sequence MALSAAASSPATAPVSEPRYDAEEILALALARLDDDKAEDIVSIELRGKTTIADYMVVASGRSQRHVGAIADHLVEALKERGVKGIRVEGMPSCDWVLIDANDIIVHVFQPEVRGFYNIEKMWSGAHPGGATKGVAAALPSTPHG; translated from the coding sequence ATGGCGCTCTCAGCAGCCGCCTCCAGCCCGGCGACTGCGCCCGTCTCCGAACCGCGTTACGACGCCGAGGAGATTCTTGCCCTGGCCCTGGCCCGTCTTGACGACGACAAGGCCGAGGATATCGTTTCCATTGAACTGCGCGGCAAGACCACCATCGCCGACTATATGGTGGTGGCGTCCGGCCGTTCCCAGCGCCATGTCGGCGCCATCGCCGATCACCTTGTCGAGGCGCTCAAGGAGCGCGGCGTCAAGGGCATCCGGGTCGAGGGCATGCCGTCCTGCGACTGGGTGCTGATCGATGCGAACGATATCATCGTCCATGTCTTCCAGCCGGAAGTCCGCGGCTTCTACAACATCGAGAAGATGTGGTCGGGCGCCCACCCGGGCGGCGCGACCAAGGGTGTGGCCGCGGCCCTGCCCAGCACGCCGCACGGCTGA
- the rlmH gene encoding 23S rRNA (pseudouridine(1915)-N(3))-methyltransferase RlmH, which produces MRLVIVAVGRLKAGPERELCARYIDRTAKGGRALGLSGPDVLEISESQARRPEDRMAEEGAGIIGALAAETAVMGLDPRGAELSSEQLAADIAALRDRGVRALSFLIGGADGLSPAARGRADRLIAFGRATFPHQLVRVMMAEQLYRATTILAGHPYHKA; this is translated from the coding sequence GTGCGACTGGTGATCGTTGCCGTGGGCCGGCTCAAGGCCGGTCCCGAGCGGGAGCTGTGCGCGCGCTACATTGACCGGACCGCAAAGGGCGGGCGTGCGCTCGGCCTGTCGGGCCCGGATGTGCTTGAGATCAGCGAAAGCCAGGCCCGCCGTCCCGAGGACCGCATGGCCGAGGAGGGCGCCGGCATCATCGGCGCGCTCGCGGCTGAGACGGCGGTGATGGGGCTCGACCCGCGCGGGGCCGAACTTTCCAGCGAACAGCTCGCCGCCGATATCGCCGCCTTGCGCGATCGCGGGGTGCGTGCGCTGTCCTTCCTGATTGGCGGCGCGGACGGGCTGAGCCCGGCGGCGCGGGGGCGGGCCGACCGCCTCATCGCTTTCGGACGAGCGACGTTCCCACACCAGCTTGTTCGCGTCATGATGGCCGAGCAGCTTTACCGCGCCACCACCATCCTCGCCGGCCACCCCTACCACAAGGCATGA
- a CDS encoding DUF3108 domain-containing protein produces the protein MHRFGLTALLALAGSGVAASAHADGRLEARYTLSLAGLELGKAALLLEVDERSYTASGSARLTGMAQAVSSGKGTAGARGAIARGELEPRAFAMEAESDRKAEAIRLVMSRDTVTEMRVEPPVTESPDRVPVTDKDKKGILDPMSAALIMVPGGDDALSEKACDRVLSIFDGRQRYDLQLSYERMEDVKAEKGGYAGPSVVCRIAYRPVAGHKPNRAGVKYMMNNKEMFVWLAPIAGTRMLVPFRASVNTAIGVAQIQAESFVSEPMVGRGAKPTRAQVP, from the coding sequence ATGCATCGCTTTGGCCTCACGGCGCTTCTCGCGCTCGCCGGTTCCGGCGTGGCGGCATCCGCTCACGCGGATGGGCGTCTAGAGGCGCGTTACACGCTGTCCCTGGCAGGGTTGGAACTCGGCAAGGCGGCGTTGCTGCTGGAAGTCGATGAGCGGTCCTACACGGCGTCGGGCAGCGCTCGGCTGACCGGCATGGCGCAAGCCGTCTCGTCGGGCAAAGGTACGGCGGGCGCGCGCGGGGCTATCGCGCGGGGCGAACTGGAGCCGCGCGCTTTCGCCATGGAAGCCGAATCCGACCGCAAGGCCGAGGCGATCCGCCTCGTCATGAGCCGCGATACCGTCACCGAGATGCGCGTCGAGCCGCCGGTCACGGAGTCGCCCGACCGCGTGCCGGTGACCGACAAGGACAAGAAGGGCATTCTCGACCCGATGTCCGCCGCCCTCATCATGGTGCCCGGCGGCGATGACGCACTGTCTGAAAAGGCCTGCGACCGCGTGCTGTCGATCTTTGACGGGCGCCAGCGTTACGACCTCCAGCTCTCCTATGAGAGGATGGAGGATGTGAAGGCGGAGAAGGGCGGCTATGCCGGCCCGAGCGTCGTCTGCCGCATCGCCTATCGCCCGGTCGCCGGCCACAAGCCGAACCGCGCCGGCGTCAAATACATGATGAACAACAAGGAAATGTTCGTCTGGCTGGCGCCGATCGCCGGCACGCGGATGCTCGTGCCGTTCCGCGCCAGCGTGAACACCGCCATCGGTGTCGCGCAGATCCAGGCGGAAAGCTTCGTCAGCGAGCCGATGGTCGGCCGGGGCGCCAAGCCGACCCGCGCGCAGGTTCCCTGA
- a CDS encoding nicotinate-nucleotide adenylyltransferase, with product MPTTGPAPLAATTRIPPLTPGMRIGLYGGSFNPPHAAHRAVSLLALKRLRLDRVWWLVTPGNPLKDNHGLPPLDERLAQARSMADHPALIPTGLEAGLGTRFTYDTVATLVRRYPQVRFVWLMGADNLTSFHRWQRWKDLAELLPIAVIDRAGCSLKATASPAAGALGRFRINEAEAATLADRAAPAWVFLHGLKSPLSSTALRRQGLGSASGGPTAALVEK from the coding sequence ATGCCGACCACAGGGCCGGCGCCGCTCGCGGCCACGACCCGTATTCCCCCGCTCACGCCGGGGATGCGGATCGGGCTTTACGGCGGCAGCTTCAACCCGCCTCATGCCGCCCATCGCGCGGTGAGCCTCCTGGCGCTGAAGCGCCTGCGGCTCGACCGGGTGTGGTGGCTGGTGACGCCGGGAAATCCGCTGAAGGACAATCACGGCCTGCCCCCGCTCGATGAGCGTCTGGCGCAGGCGCGGTCCATGGCGGATCACCCGGCTCTCATCCCCACCGGGCTGGAGGCGGGGCTCGGCACCCGCTTCACCTATGACACGGTGGCCACGCTGGTGCGGCGCTATCCGCAGGTGCGGTTCGTGTGGCTGATGGGGGCGGACAATCTCACCTCCTTCCATCGCTGGCAGCGCTGGAAGGATCTGGCGGAGCTGCTGCCCATCGCGGTGATCGACCGTGCGGGCTGCTCGCTCAAGGCCACCGCCTCGCCGGCGGCGGGCGCGCTCGGGCGCTTCCGCATCAATGAGGCGGAAGCGGCCACACTGGCGGATCGGGCGGCACCCGCCTGGGTCTTCCTGCATGGTTTGAAGTCGCCCTTGTCCTCCACCGCGCTGCGGCGGCAGGGCCTGGGAAGCGCCAGCGGCGGTCCGACGGCCGCGCTGGTTGAAAAATGA
- a CDS encoding RNA pyrophosphohydrolase produces MIPFEQLPYRPCVGIVLVNREGLVFLGQRTGGAEHVDAHHSWQMPQGGIDEGESPAEAALRELYEETNVSSVEPLAEAPDWFAYDLPEPIAREAWKGRYRGQTQKWIALRFTGEDSEIDVRRPGGGKHKPEFLGWRWERLENTPQLIIPFKRPVYDRVVSTFQPLLAGV; encoded by the coding sequence ATGATCCCCTTCGAGCAGCTTCCCTACCGCCCCTGCGTCGGCATCGTCCTGGTCAACCGGGAGGGACTGGTGTTCCTCGGCCAGCGGACCGGCGGGGCCGAGCATGTCGACGCGCATCATTCCTGGCAGATGCCGCAGGGCGGCATCGATGAGGGCGAGAGCCCGGCCGAGGCGGCGCTGCGCGAGCTCTATGAGGAGACCAATGTCTCCTCCGTCGAGCCGCTTGCCGAGGCGCCGGACTGGTTCGCCTATGACCTGCCCGAGCCGATCGCCCGCGAGGCCTGGAAGGGACGCTACCGCGGCCAGACACAGAAATGGATCGCCCTGCGCTTCACCGGCGAGGACAGCGAGATCGACGTCCGCCGGCCAGGCGGCGGGAAGCACAAGCCGGAATTCCTCGGCTGGCGCTGGGAACGGCTGGAGAATACGCCGCAGCTCATCATTCCCTTCAAGCGGCCGGTCTATGACCGGGTGGTGAGCACCTTCCAGCCCCTGCTGGCCGGCGTCTGA
- a CDS encoding helicase-related protein: protein MNIAPPGKAPYPRIQALPPSLRARGVTAVLGPTNTGKTSLAIERMLGHSSGLIGLPLRLLAREVYQRLVERAGEGQVALITGEERIKPANPRFWVSTVEAMPRDLDVAFVALDEIQISADLDRGHVFTDRLLNRRGREETLLLGAATMRPLVEKLLPGVNILVRPRLSQLTFAGEKKLTRLPRRSAIVAFSADEVYAIAELIRRQRGGAAVVLGALSPRTRNAQVELYQNGDVDYLVATDAIGMGLNLNVDHVAFAGNVKYDGWQFRRLNPGEIAQIAGRAGRAQRDGTFGTTGRCEPFDAELVERLEAHAFEPHRVLQWRNSALDFGSIEALHRSLSVVPREEGLTRAPTAEDVLVLEAMARDPAIRRHAQGANAVERLWEACQLPDYRKVSPASHSDLVSTVYDDLMRLGRISTDWFAKQVALADRTEGDIDTLSGRIAQVRTWTFAANRPDWLDDPDHWRGVTRRVEDRLSDALHERLAHRFVDRRTSVLMRRLRENAMLETEITKTGDVIVEGHVIGHLLGFQFAADASAGGPEAKALRSTAQKALSGEIEARAAKLAEAADDAFVLSADGTLRWIGDPVAKLIPGEEVLTPRLKIIADEHLTGPARDAVQARLDLWLKSHIEKLLGPLLALGKAEDITGIGRGIAFQLVESLGVLERHKVAEEMKSLAQEARAVLRGHGVRFGAHHIYLPALLKPAPRALAAQLWALKHGGLQQKGLDELPHLAASGRTSIPVDPEIQKGLYRAVGFRVAGERAVRVDILERLADLIRPALAWRPGASGEKPAGAFDGSGFLATVAMTSLAGCAGEDFASILRSLGYRMERRPAPVEAAPVEAAPVEPVAVEVASHTSEAPAEVPVGTDVAFDQTVEPALEPEAVAEALAPVAAEPAEITADVTAVSGEVFTDPVFDQTVEPALEASAETDGETPAEASAEPVAADVAAEAPAEPAMIEIWRPGRPPGQNRPGHRGKGGPARSGRGEAQAGASAGAATPAREGEAGRGEGGRRPFRDDRRPEARPPRPEGAEAPRSGRPPRRDENRGERGEGRRDERPGAGRGPRPQGERFGGRQDQRSDARQEPRHEPRQDARRDKPVDPDSPFAKLLALKARMEAEKNGG, encoded by the coding sequence ATGAACATCGCCCCGCCGGGCAAGGCCCCTTACCCCCGCATCCAGGCGCTGCCGCCCTCGCTGCGCGCGCGGGGCGTGACCGCCGTGCTCGGCCCGACCAATACCGGCAAGACCAGCCTCGCCATCGAGCGGATGCTCGGCCATTCCTCCGGCCTCATCGGCCTGCCGCTGCGCCTGCTCGCCCGCGAGGTCTATCAGCGCCTGGTCGAGCGCGCTGGCGAAGGGCAGGTGGCGCTCATCACCGGCGAGGAGCGCATCAAGCCGGCCAATCCGCGCTTCTGGGTGTCCACCGTCGAGGCGATGCCGCGCGATCTCGACGTCGCCTTCGTCGCGCTGGACGAAATCCAGATTTCCGCCGATCTCGACCGTGGCCATGTCTTCACCGACCGCCTGCTGAACCGGCGCGGGCGGGAGGAGACGCTGCTGCTCGGCGCCGCCACCATGCGCCCGCTGGTGGAGAAGCTGCTGCCGGGCGTGAATATTCTGGTGCGCCCGCGCCTCTCCCAGCTCACCTTCGCCGGCGAGAAGAAGCTGACGCGTCTGCCGCGCCGCTCGGCCATCGTCGCCTTCTCGGCGGACGAGGTCTACGCCATCGCCGAGCTGATCCGCCGCCAGCGCGGCGGGGCGGCGGTGGTGCTCGGCGCGCTCTCCCCGCGCACCCGCAACGCGCAGGTCGAGCTCTACCAGAATGGCGATGTCGATTATCTCGTCGCCACCGACGCGATCGGCATGGGCCTGAACCTCAATGTCGATCACGTCGCCTTCGCCGGCAATGTGAAATATGACGGCTGGCAGTTCCGTCGGCTCAATCCCGGCGAGATCGCCCAGATCGCCGGCCGGGCCGGGCGCGCCCAGCGCGACGGCACTTTCGGCACCACCGGGCGCTGCGAGCCCTTCGATGCCGAGCTGGTAGAACGGCTGGAGGCCCATGCCTTCGAGCCCCACCGCGTTCTGCAGTGGCGCAACAGCGCGCTCGATTTCGGCTCCATCGAGGCTTTGCACCGCTCGCTGAGCGTGGTGCCGCGCGAGGAGGGGCTCACCCGCGCGCCCACCGCCGAGGATGTGCTGGTTCTGGAGGCGATGGCCCGCGATCCCGCCATTCGCCGCCACGCGCAGGGCGCGAACGCGGTCGAAAGGCTGTGGGAGGCCTGCCAGTTGCCGGACTACCGGAAGGTATCTCCGGCCTCCCATTCCGACCTTGTCTCGACCGTCTATGACGATCTGATGCGCCTCGGACGCATCTCGACGGACTGGTTCGCGAAACAAGTGGCCTTGGCGGACCGGACGGAAGGTGACATAGACACGCTGTCGGGGCGCATTGCGCAGGTTCGTACCTGGACCTTCGCGGCAAACCGGCCGGACTGGCTCGACGACCCGGACCATTGGCGGGGTGTCACACGGCGTGTGGAAGATAGGCTTTCCGATGCGCTTCACGAACGGTTGGCCCACCGTTTCGTGGATCGACGGACCAGCGTGCTGATGCGGCGCCTGCGAGAGAATGCGATGCTCGAAACTGAAATCACCAAGACCGGCGACGTCATTGTGGAAGGCCATGTGATCGGCCATCTGCTCGGCTTCCAGTTCGCAGCCGATGCGTCGGCCGGTGGGCCCGAGGCGAAAGCCCTGCGCTCCACCGCCCAGAAGGCGCTTTCCGGCGAGATCGAGGCACGCGCGGCGAAGCTCGCGGAGGCGGCGGACGATGCGTTCGTGCTCTCCGCCGACGGCACGCTGCGCTGGATCGGCGATCCGGTCGCCAAACTGATCCCCGGCGAGGAGGTGCTGACGCCGCGCCTCAAGATCATTGCCGACGAGCATCTGACCGGCCCCGCGCGCGATGCGGTGCAGGCGCGCCTCGATTTGTGGCTCAAGTCGCATATCGAGAAGCTGCTCGGCCCGCTGCTGGCGCTCGGCAAGGCCGAGGACATCACCGGCATCGGCCGTGGCATCGCCTTCCAGCTCGTCGAGTCGCTCGGCGTGCTGGAGCGCCACAAGGTCGCCGAGGAAATGAAGAGCCTCGCGCAGGAGGCTCGCGCGGTGCTGCGCGGCCATGGCGTGCGCTTCGGCGCCCATCACATCTATCTGCCGGCGCTGCTGAAGCCGGCGCCGCGTGCGCTGGCCGCCCAGCTCTGGGCGCTCAAGCATGGCGGTCTGCAGCAGAAGGGGCTGGACGAGCTCCCGCACCTCGCCGCCTCGGGCCGCACCTCGATCCCGGTCGATCCGGAGATCCAGAAGGGTCTCTACCGCGCTGTCGGCTTCCGCGTGGCGGGCGAGCGGGCGGTGCGCGTCGATATTCTCGAGCGTCTTGCCGATCTCATCCGCCCGGCGCTCGCCTGGCGGCCGGGGGCTTCCGGCGAGAAGCCGGCCGGCGCCTTTGACGGCTCGGGCTTCCTCGCGACCGTTGCCATGACGTCTCTGGCCGGCTGCGCGGGCGAGGATTTCGCCTCGATCCTGCGCTCGCTCGGCTACCGCATGGAGCGCCGCCCCGCCCCGGTCGAGGCGGCGCCCGTCGAGGCTGCTCCGGTCGAGCCGGTTGCGGTCGAGGTGGCGTCGCACACGTCCGAGGCGCCCGCTGAGGTGCCGGTTGGCACCGATGTCGCCTTCGACCAGACGGTCGAGCCCGCGCTGGAACCGGAGGCCGTCGCCGAGGCGCTTGCCCCCGTTGCCGCCGAGCCGGCCGAGATCACCGCCGATGTCACCGCCGTCAGCGGCGAGGTCTTCACCGATCCGGTGTTCGACCAGACCGTCGAGCCGGCTCTGGAGGCGTCCGCCGAGACCGATGGTGAGACGCCGGCGGAAGCCTCGGCCGAGCCTGTCGCGGCTGATGTCGCTGCCGAAGCGCCGGCCGAGCCGGCTATGATCGAGATCTGGCGTCCCGGCCGTCCGCCGGGGCAGAATCGTCCGGGCCATCGCGGTAAGGGCGGCCCCGCCCGCTCGGGCCGCGGCGAGGCTCAGGCGGGTGCGTCGGCCGGCGCGGCGACTCCTGCTCGCGAGGGCGAGGCTGGCCGTGGCGAGGGTGGGCGTCGTCCGTTCCGCGACGACCGCCGTCCCGAGGCGCGCCCCCCGCGTCCCGAGGGCGCGGAAGCCCCGCGTTCCGGCCGTCCGCCGCGCCGTGATGAGAATCGCGGCGAGCGCGGGGAAGGCCGGCGTGACGAGCGTCCCGGCGCTGGCCGTGGGCCGCGCCCGCAGGGCGAGCGTTTCGGTGGCCGGCAGGACCAGCGGTCGGATGCCCGGCAGGAGCCGCGCCACGAGCCCCGCCAGGATGCGCGTCGCGACAAGCCGGTCGATCCCGATTCGCCCTTCGCCAAGCTGCTCGCGCTCAAGGCGCGCATGGAGGCGGAGAAGAATGGCGGCTGA
- the rpmB gene encoding 50S ribosomal protein L28 encodes MSRRCELTGKAVLTGNLVSHSNRKTRRRFLPNLVNVTLTSDVLKRSVKLRVSANALKTVDHRGGLDAFLAKASIDELSPKAAELKRAVAKASVAAAA; translated from the coding sequence ATGTCCCGTCGGTGCGAACTTACCGGGAAGGCGGTTCTGACCGGCAATCTCGTGAGCCACTCTAACCGCAAGACCCGTCGCCGGTTTCTCCCGAACCTGGTGAACGTGACGCTCACCAGCGACGTGCTGAAGCGTTCGGTCAAGCTGCGCGTGAGTGCCAACGCTCTCAAGACTGTCGATCATCGCGGCGGCCTCGATGCGTTCCTCGCCAAGGCTTCGATCGACGAGCTGTCGCCGAAGGCTGCCGAGCTGAAGCGCGCCGTGGCCAAGGCCTCGGTCGCCGCCGCGGCCTGA
- a CDS encoding queuosine precursor transporter, with product MMAVVAASNVLVQHPVEYLGLAEVLTWGAFTYPLAFLVNDLTNRRFGPAVARQVVYAGFALAVVLSIWLATPRIALASGSAFLVGQLLDIGVFNRLRRLSWWHAPLAGSLLGSAIDTVLFFSLAFAGDVDMSGPVTYATTGITVPLWVGLAFFDFLVKVGCALLALIPYGALMGWLKPWNGPQVRGTLAR from the coding sequence ATGATGGCGGTGGTGGCGGCCTCGAATGTGCTGGTTCAGCACCCCGTGGAGTATCTCGGCCTCGCCGAGGTGCTCACCTGGGGTGCTTTTACGTATCCGCTCGCCTTCCTCGTCAATGACCTGACCAATCGCCGCTTCGGCCCAGCCGTGGCGCGGCAGGTGGTCTATGCCGGTTTTGCGCTGGCGGTCGTGCTGTCGATCTGGCTGGCGACGCCGCGCATCGCGCTGGCCTCGGGCTCGGCCTTCCTGGTCGGCCAGCTTCTCGACATCGGCGTGTTCAACCGCCTGCGTCGCCTCTCCTGGTGGCACGCCCCGCTCGCCGGCAGCCTGCTCGGCTCGGCCATCGACACGGTACTGTTCTTCTCGCTCGCCTTCGCGGGCGATGTCGATATGTCCGGCCCGGTGACCTATGCCACCACCGGCATCACCGTCCCGCTCTGGGTCGGCCTCGCCTTCTTCGACTTCCTCGTGAAGGTCGGCTGCGCGCTGCTCGCGCTCATCCCCTATGGCGCGCTGATGGGCTGGCTCAAGCCCTGGAACGGCCCGCAGGTTCGCGGCACCCTCGCCCGCTGA